A genome region from Nocardia sp. NBC_01730 includes the following:
- a CDS encoding glycosyltransferase family 2 protein, with the protein MPALQLPERILVAGLTIGWLAGVLAFWWWWLRPENRVGWIGFLVASTVPLYLSWEPLSYLAAANRLWQVDRRLPVPKLRVAFVVTRAPSEPWDVARTTLSSMLAQEFPYPYDVWLCDEQPTAEVADWCAAHGVQVSSRFGVEEYHCDAWPRRTRGKEGNLAYFYDRVGYENYDVAVHVDCDHVPDSTTLAEMVRPFGDPAVGYVAAPNNCDRNAASSWSARGRVHREAYFHGPVQLGHNRGLAPIPIGSLWALRTQSLAEIGGIGPELLEDFSTGFLLESAGWRGAFAIAAGTHGNGPLTFSAMLVQEFQWTRSLTILLLRVVPLHFGRLSWRLRLRYLYAMLFHSALIVAIGCGTAVLVISAVTGVEWFAANPVLVLLYWVANSLWLVLGTAVLRRAGLLRPIDTPILSWENWLYRLTRWPFIARGVGAAVRQLFRPGTITTKVTPKEAGGLEPLPFKLIAPYAALGMTLAAAALIGELSGATASYVFLCLLGAVVYVVVTFAVCLLHAAETAKAARVIFRRALEKVAAPLLVAVLAILPAAAAMALVVLRKVSE; encoded by the coding sequence GTGCCAGCGCTGCAGCTCCCGGAGCGCATCCTCGTCGCAGGCCTGACCATCGGTTGGCTCGCCGGTGTCCTGGCCTTCTGGTGGTGGTGGCTGCGGCCCGAAAACCGGGTGGGATGGATCGGGTTCCTCGTCGCCAGCACGGTACCGCTGTACCTGTCGTGGGAGCCGCTGTCCTATCTCGCCGCGGCGAACCGGCTGTGGCAAGTCGATCGGCGATTGCCGGTGCCCAAGCTTCGGGTTGCGTTTGTCGTCACCCGTGCACCGTCGGAACCATGGGACGTCGCGCGGACAACGCTGTCGTCGATGCTGGCGCAAGAGTTCCCGTACCCCTACGACGTGTGGCTGTGCGACGAGCAGCCGACCGCAGAGGTGGCCGATTGGTGTGCGGCGCACGGCGTCCAGGTTTCCAGTCGATTCGGTGTCGAGGAATACCACTGTGACGCCTGGCCCCGCCGCACTCGGGGCAAGGAGGGCAACCTCGCGTACTTCTACGATCGTGTCGGGTACGAGAATTATGACGTCGCAGTCCACGTCGACTGCGATCACGTGCCGGACTCGACCACGCTGGCCGAGATGGTCCGGCCGTTCGGCGATCCCGCCGTCGGTTATGTCGCGGCACCGAATAATTGCGATCGCAACGCGGCCAGTTCTTGGTCGGCTCGGGGACGGGTGCATCGCGAAGCGTACTTCCACGGTCCTGTTCAGCTGGGTCACAACCGTGGACTGGCGCCCATTCCCATCGGCTCTCTCTGGGCGCTCAGAACACAGTCCCTCGCTGAGATCGGTGGTATCGGTCCAGAGCTCCTGGAAGACTTCTCGACCGGTTTCCTGCTCGAATCAGCGGGTTGGCGCGGCGCCTTCGCCATTGCGGCCGGTACACACGGGAATGGGCCACTGACGTTTTCGGCGATGCTGGTCCAAGAATTTCAATGGACACGAAGCCTGACCATCCTGTTGTTGCGGGTGGTGCCGCTACATTTCGGCCGCCTCAGTTGGCGGTTGCGGTTGCGGTATCTGTACGCGATGCTTTTTCACTCCGCGTTGATCGTGGCCATCGGATGCGGCACAGCGGTCCTGGTGATCAGTGCCGTCACCGGGGTGGAGTGGTTCGCCGCCAACCCGGTTCTGGTGCTCCTGTACTGGGTGGCCAATTCGCTCTGGCTCGTCCTGGGCACTGCGGTGTTGCGGAGAGCCGGACTGCTCCGGCCGATCGATACACCGATCCTGAGCTGGGAGAACTGGCTGTATCGCCTGACCAGGTGGCCGTTCATCGCCCGGGGAGTGGGTGCGGCGGTCCGGCAACTGTTCCGGCCCGGCACGATCACGACCAAGGTGACTCCCAAAGAGGCAGGCGGGCTCGAGCCGCTTCCATTCAAACTGATCGCACCTTATGCCGCGCTCGGAATGACGTTGGCCGCTGCCGCGCTCATCGGCGAGTTGTCCGGTGCGACGGCAAGTTACGTCTTCCTCTGTCTGTTGGGTGCGGTGGTCTACGTCGTGGTGACGTTCGCCGTGTGTCTGCTGCACGCTGCGGAAACAGCCAAGGCGGCTCGGGTGATTTTTCGCCGTGCCCTCGAGAAGGTGGCTGCCCCGTTGCTTGTCGCTGTACTCGCAATTCTTCCCGCCGCTGCGGCGATGGCCCTGGTTGTGCTTCGCAAAGTGAGTGAATAG
- a CDS encoding UDP-glucuronic acid decarboxylase family protein, producing MRVLVTGGAGFIGSHLCVLLLGRGDQVICVDDLSTGSRSNVEYLLGNPSFEFYEADVSAGLDVGGEVSAVVHLASPASPPDYHRLPLETLAVGSRGTENALRLAHRHGARFVLASTSEVYGDPLVHPQREEYWGNVNPIGPRSVYDEAKRFAEAITAAYRRTLGVDTGVIRIFNTYGPRMRPHDGRVVTSFITQALNGDPLTIYGDGSQTRSFCYVDDLIRGIVAMIDSSEPGPVNLGNPNERTVAELAELVSAITGARSPIEYHPLPTDDPTRRRPDITKALTTLGWSPRVDIEDGLRRTVEWFRSRPEEVAAAAAAVAGGQCDNLLPEYQEQL from the coding sequence ATGCGTGTTCTGGTAACGGGTGGCGCTGGGTTTATCGGCTCCCATCTATGTGTGTTACTCCTCGGTCGAGGTGATCAGGTTATATGTGTGGACGACCTGTCGACCGGCAGCAGATCCAATGTCGAGTATTTGCTCGGAAATCCTTCCTTCGAATTCTATGAGGCCGATGTCAGCGCCGGACTCGACGTCGGGGGCGAGGTTTCCGCGGTTGTGCATCTGGCCAGCCCGGCTTCCCCACCCGACTATCACCGGCTGCCACTCGAGACGCTAGCGGTCGGAAGCCGTGGAACGGAGAACGCACTGCGGCTGGCGCACCGACACGGGGCTCGCTTCGTGTTGGCATCGACCAGTGAGGTCTACGGTGACCCACTGGTGCATCCGCAGCGTGAAGAGTATTGGGGCAACGTCAATCCGATCGGCCCACGTAGCGTGTACGACGAAGCCAAACGGTTCGCCGAGGCGATTACCGCGGCCTACCGACGGACGCTGGGCGTGGATACCGGTGTGATTCGGATCTTCAATACTTACGGTCCTCGGATGCGTCCGCATGATGGTCGCGTGGTGACGAGCTTTATCACGCAGGCTCTGAATGGTGACCCGCTGACCATCTACGGCGACGGGAGTCAAACCCGAAGCTTCTGCTACGTCGATGATCTCATCCGCGGCATCGTCGCCATGATCGACTCGTCCGAGCCGGGCCCGGTCAACCTGGGCAACCCGAATGAACGTACCGTGGCCGAACTCGCCGAGCTGGTCTCGGCGATCACCGGCGCCCGCTCGCCCATCGAGTACCACCCGCTGCCGACCGACGACCCGACTCGACGTCGCCCGGATATCACCAAGGCGCTCACGACCCTCGGCTGGTCACCGCGAGTCGATATCGAGGACGGTTTGCGCCGCACGGTGGAGTGGTTCCGGTCCAGGCCGGAGGAGGTGGCCGCGGCCGCCGCCGCCGTTGCCGGCGGGCAATGCGACAACCTGTTGCCGGAATACCAGGAACAGCTGTGA
- a CDS encoding MFS transporter, whose product MQLQTGQFENAETIDRSHSTTRLVRDRVTWLHYAQQGAFGYFQFGFGPSVLLFRQEADLSRTVAGLYGPALAVGAVIGGALFPHLTRRLPLAVVLSIALGGLASGVAMFCLTPSVVGTLVAAAIAMGFGILVLSGVSTGLSDHHATTSGAAISEANAASAGMGIIAPLLINVAVDAGLDWRAAMGLSIVFACVLAAVTALTHRHSTAQIRVVPDRQHSESEGLPRRYWLAWTCLLATGSVEAGLMLWSPEQLRIHTGMAADMAAIGVSAVLGGMLVGRLAGGWVVARIPTAPLMFAALTIAAAGFAVFWSTADPEIAMAGLICCGLGISLHFPLGVALTMKTSNQQPELAMSRNSYGIAFGFGAAPFLLGALADQLGIRAAFGLIPLCLLVAALSVAQLKHLERRDRLTATVPR is encoded by the coding sequence TTGCAATTACAGACCGGCCAGTTCGAAAATGCCGAGACGATAGATCGAAGCCACTCGACGACACGCCTGGTACGCGATCGCGTCACCTGGCTGCACTATGCACAACAAGGCGCCTTCGGATATTTCCAGTTCGGATTCGGTCCCTCCGTACTCCTCTTCCGGCAGGAGGCGGATTTGAGCCGTACCGTCGCCGGCCTGTACGGACCGGCGCTCGCGGTCGGCGCGGTGATCGGCGGCGCACTGTTCCCGCACTTGACGCGGCGGTTGCCACTGGCTGTCGTACTGTCGATCGCCCTCGGCGGACTGGCCTCCGGCGTGGCAATGTTCTGCCTGACGCCATCGGTGGTCGGCACCCTTGTCGCTGCCGCAATCGCTATGGGCTTCGGCATCCTCGTGCTGAGCGGAGTCTCCACCGGACTCTCCGACCACCACGCAACGACTTCCGGAGCAGCGATCAGCGAAGCCAACGCGGCCAGCGCCGGCATGGGGATCATCGCCCCATTGCTGATCAACGTCGCAGTGGACGCCGGACTGGACTGGCGCGCCGCGATGGGCCTTTCGATCGTCTTCGCCTGTGTGCTCGCTGCGGTAACCGCGCTGACCCACCGACACTCGACCGCCCAAATCCGCGTCGTTCCCGATCGACAGCATTCCGAAAGCGAGGGCTTGCCACGGCGATACTGGCTGGCGTGGACTTGCCTGCTGGCCACCGGTTCCGTCGAGGCGGGCCTGATGCTGTGGTCACCCGAGCAACTCCGAATACACACCGGAATGGCCGCCGACATGGCTGCCATCGGAGTGTCCGCGGTACTCGGCGGCATGCTGGTCGGCAGACTCGCGGGAGGATGGGTAGTGGCACGGATCCCCACCGCACCCTTGATGTTCGCCGCACTGACGATCGCGGCCGCCGGATTCGCAGTGTTCTGGTCCACCGCCGACCCGGAAATCGCCATGGCCGGCCTCATCTGCTGCGGATTGGGTATCTCGCTGCACTTCCCGCTCGGCGTAGCCCTCACCATGAAAACGTCGAATCAGCAGCCCGAACTCGCCATGTCACGCAACTCCTACGGCATCGCATTCGGCTTCGGGGCCGCACCCTTCCTCCTCGGCGCCCTCGCCGATCAACTCGGGATACGCGCAGCATTCGGATTAATACCCCTCTGCCTGCTCGTCGCAGCCCTATCGGTCGCACAACTGAAGCACCTGGAGCGACGCGACCGGCTCACGGCAACAGTGCCCAGGTGA
- a CDS encoding YceI family protein: MTGLSARVRNADGWPVPEVVLTVTDMSGRQIARAVTDATGAVATEPLPPGICTAVLTAAGYQPVARTAQVSSAGTGSLGEIALAPVAGAVTLPPPGPWTIDPVHSTVIATARHLGIASIKARFAEVSGRIDVGASFERTSGFAEIKAASIDTGISMRDNHLRSPEFLDVDAYPMITFTSSGLRRTGGDTWLMPGELTLHGQRRSVDLEVTYGGFGSDPWGGVRAAFHAETLLHRNDFAIDYNAVVRAGVAAIGTTVKIDLDIEVVQGEQLPAM; this comes from the coding sequence ATGACCGGGTTGAGCGCCCGTGTCCGCAACGCCGATGGGTGGCCGGTGCCGGAGGTGGTGCTGACCGTGACCGATATGAGTGGGCGCCAGATCGCCCGCGCGGTCACCGACGCGACCGGGGCAGTGGCCACCGAGCCGCTGCCCCCTGGCATCTGCACCGCGGTGCTCACCGCGGCCGGGTACCAGCCGGTGGCACGGACCGCCCAGGTCTCCTCGGCGGGAACGGGTTCGCTCGGCGAGATCGCTCTCGCGCCGGTGGCGGGCGCGGTCACGTTGCCGCCGCCGGGGCCGTGGACGATCGACCCGGTGCACTCAACGGTGATCGCGACCGCACGTCATCTGGGTATCGCGAGTATCAAGGCCCGTTTCGCCGAGGTGAGCGGGCGGATCGATGTCGGTGCGTCGTTCGAGCGGACCTCGGGGTTCGCCGAGATCAAGGCGGCGAGTATCGATACCGGTATCTCGATGCGCGACAATCACCTGCGTTCACCGGAGTTCCTCGATGTCGACGCCTATCCGATGATCACCTTCACCAGCAGCGGGCTGCGTCGTACCGGGGGCGATACCTGGCTGATGCCCGGTGAGCTGACCCTGCACGGACAACGCCGCTCGGTCGATCTCGAGGTGACCTACGGCGGCTTCGGCTCGGACCCATGGGGTGGGGTGCGTGCCGCGTTCCACGCTGAAACATTGTTGCACCGTAATGATTTCGCGATCGATTACAACGCGGTGGTTCGCGCGGGCGTGGCCGCGATCGGGACCACGGTCAAGATCGACCTGGACATCGAAGTAGTGCAAGGCGAACAACTCCCAGCAATGTAA
- a CDS encoding MFS transporter, producing MTNSTIQAPAAPPPDLDAGEGEALSHRQILTILSGLLLGMFLAALDQNIVSVAIVKIANSLHGFDEQAWATTAYLITATITTPLYGKLADIYGRKPFYLTAIGLFVIGSVACTFATSMYQLAGFRAFQGLGAGGLMSLAFTIIGDIVPARERVRYQGYFMMVFGTATVLGPVLGGFFSDYDQLGGIEGWRWVFLVNVPVGVIALLVVAKVLNVPHQRQNHRIDWFGALTLAIFVVPLLIVAEQGRNWGWTDERSLICYGIGAVGFLLFVFVEFLMKDAALIPLRLFKNSTFSVTIAGGFIVGVAMFGAMTMVPQYFQVVRGYSPTKAGLLLLPLVFGIMIGSQSAGRITKKTGRYKILPVAGTFIIAIGATLYAQVHYDSALWQPLVYCGLIGLGLGCCMQTLIIAAQNAGPRSDMGVSTAAATFFRQMGGTLGVAVFLTILFNLLPHRITDAFGGALPQGFDSEQLSSMQSNTSGIAALPDELKVPILTGFTDSMHGVFYAAAGVALLACVVLMFMKEIPLQDDPTAAAPARTGEQEAAAVAESSWDEDQLWEGAAQALSEPEPVLAGAVGRHASVDQNGHGAYRVGVSSEAVLSAAELSGVDFDGGVLGGRIHREDGRPVPGAALTLIDQRGRQVARATGAVDGGYAISAPEVGSYVLIVSATGHQPTAVNVAVGQRPQQLDLALVGSGELSGVVRTAGHGEPLPGATITLTDMRGEVVGAAVTGSDGAYVCHDVVSGTYTLVAVAAHMRPSATTLTVPDTGLLRHDIELAAMGVLAGSAWAEGGRAVADIQITVLDAAGELTATARTDENGRYVVTDLSEGQYTIVARGYPPVTSQVTVSGGEVGHDVRLGYGPEDRS from the coding sequence ATGACGAATTCCACCATCCAGGCACCGGCGGCGCCGCCGCCGGACCTGGACGCGGGCGAGGGCGAAGCACTGTCGCACCGGCAGATCCTGACCATCCTGTCGGGCCTGCTGCTCGGCATGTTCCTGGCCGCGCTCGATCAGAACATCGTGAGCGTCGCGATCGTAAAGATCGCCAACAGCCTGCACGGTTTCGATGAACAGGCGTGGGCGACAACCGCGTATTTGATCACCGCGACGATCACCACACCGTTGTATGGCAAGCTGGCCGACATCTACGGCCGAAAGCCGTTCTATCTCACCGCGATCGGCCTGTTCGTCATCGGTTCAGTGGCGTGCACCTTCGCCACCTCGATGTACCAGCTCGCCGGCTTTCGTGCCTTCCAGGGCCTCGGCGCCGGTGGGTTGATGTCGCTGGCGTTCACCATCATCGGCGACATCGTGCCCGCCCGTGAGCGGGTGCGCTACCAGGGCTACTTCATGATGGTCTTCGGTACCGCGACCGTGCTCGGCCCGGTGCTCGGCGGCTTCTTCTCCGACTACGACCAGCTCGGCGGCATCGAGGGCTGGCGCTGGGTGTTCCTGGTGAACGTGCCGGTCGGCGTGATCGCCCTGCTGGTGGTCGCCAAGGTGCTCAACGTGCCCCACCAGCGCCAGAACCACCGCATCGACTGGTTCGGTGCACTGACCTTGGCGATCTTCGTCGTGCCGCTGCTGATCGTCGCCGAGCAGGGCCGCAACTGGGGATGGACCGACGAGCGGTCGCTGATCTGCTACGGCATCGGGGCGGTCGGCTTCCTGCTGTTCGTCTTCGTCGAGTTCCTGATGAAGGATGCCGCGCTGATTCCATTGCGGCTGTTCAAGAATTCGACCTTCAGCGTCACCATCGCGGGCGGGTTCATCGTCGGTGTGGCGATGTTCGGCGCGATGACCATGGTCCCGCAGTACTTCCAGGTAGTGCGCGGCTACTCACCGACGAAGGCTGGTCTGCTGCTGCTGCCGTTGGTGTTCGGCATCATGATCGGCTCGCAGTCGGCCGGTCGGATCACCAAGAAGACGGGTCGCTACAAGATTCTGCCGGTGGCAGGCACCTTCATCATCGCGATCGGCGCGACGCTGTACGCGCAGGTGCACTACGACAGTGCACTGTGGCAGCCCCTGGTCTACTGCGGGCTGATCGGCCTCGGGCTCGGCTGCTGCATGCAGACGTTGATCATCGCCGCGCAGAACGCCGGACCACGCTCGGACATGGGCGTTTCGACCGCGGCGGCCACGTTCTTCCGGCAGATGGGCGGCACGCTCGGCGTGGCGGTGTTCCTGACCATCCTGTTCAACCTGTTGCCGCACCGGATCACCGACGCCTTCGGTGGCGCGCTGCCGCAAGGGTTCGACTCCGAGCAGCTCAGCAGCATGCAGAGCAACACAAGCGGCATCGCCGCCCTGCCCGACGAACTGAAGGTGCCTATCCTCACCGGCTTCACCGACTCCATGCACGGCGTGTTCTACGCCGCCGCCGGGGTCGCGCTGCTGGCCTGCGTGGTGCTGATGTTCATGAAAGAGATTCCGCTGCAAGATGATCCGACCGCGGCGGCGCCTGCGCGGACCGGCGAGCAGGAGGCCGCCGCAGTCGCGGAGTCGAGCTGGGATGAGGACCAGCTCTGGGAAGGCGCCGCGCAGGCGCTGTCCGAACCCGAGCCGGTGCTCGCCGGTGCGGTCGGGCGGCACGCGTCAGTTGACCAGAACGGTCATGGTGCTTATCGGGTCGGTGTCTCGTCGGAGGCCGTGTTGTCGGCCGCGGAGTTGTCCGGGGTCGATTTCGATGGTGGGGTGTTGGGTGGTCGTATTCATCGTGAAGACGGTCGTCCGGTCCCGGGCGCCGCGTTGACGTTGATCGATCAGCGTGGCCGTCAGGTCGCGCGGGCGACCGGCGCTGTCGATGGCGGGTATGCGATCAGTGCACCGGAGGTGGGCAGTTATGTGTTGATCGTGTCGGCGACCGGGCACCAGCCGACGGCGGTCAACGTCGCGGTCGGTCAGCGGCCGCAGCAGCTGGACCTGGCTTTGGTGGGGTCTGGTGAGTTGTCGGGTGTGGTCCGCACGGCTGGTCATGGCGAGCCGCTGCCCGGCGCGACTATCACGTTGACCGATATGCGGGGTGAGGTCGTCGGGGCGGCTGTCACGGGCAGTGACGGCGCCTACGTGTGCCACGATGTGGTCTCGGGCACTTACACGTTGGTGGCTGTCGCCGCGCATATGCGTCCCAGCGCGACCACTCTGACGGTGCCGGACACCGGTTTGTTGCGCCACGATATCGAGTTGGCCGCGATGGGTGTCCTCGCTGGATCGGCGTGGGCCGAGGGCGGTCGCGCGGTGGCGGATATCCAGATCACGGTGCTCGACGCGGCGGGTGAGCTGACCGCCACGGCACGTACCGACGAGAACGGCCGCTACGTGGTGACCGATCTGTCCGAGGGGCAGTACACGATCGTCGCGCGGGGTTATCCGCCGGTGACCAGTCAGGTCACCGTGTCCGGCGGGGAAGTCGGTCACGACGTGCGGCTCGGTTACGGGCCAGAGGACCGTTCATGA
- a CDS encoding MarR family winged helix-turn-helix transcriptional regulator yields the protein MTAAARDRAVTAADLDVADQVGVQLVRLMRAINRAKSQLGKHGPDGLERLAYSVLFCLVRDGPQRTGKLAELLHAETSTISRQSRSLVAHGLVERRADPIDGRVCVLAATAEGERVFEENRILRNRWLAEILADWAAGDLDTLTDLLDRLNTGIETTPRQTADQK from the coding sequence ATGACCGCTGCTGCCCGTGACCGCGCTGTCACTGCGGCTGACCTGGATGTCGCCGATCAGGTCGGCGTGCAGCTGGTCCGGCTCATGCGAGCGATCAACCGTGCGAAGTCGCAGTTGGGCAAGCATGGTCCGGACGGGCTGGAGCGGCTGGCGTACTCCGTGCTGTTCTGCCTCGTTCGTGACGGTCCACAGCGCACCGGTAAGCTCGCCGAGCTGTTGCATGCTGAGACCTCCACCATCAGCAGACAGAGCAGATCGCTTGTGGCACACGGCCTGGTCGAGCGCCGGGCCGATCCGATCGACGGCCGTGTGTGCGTACTGGCGGCCACCGCCGAGGGGGAGCGCGTGTTCGAGGAGAACCGCATTCTGCGTAACCGGTGGCTGGCCGAGATCCTCGCCGACTGGGCTGCGGGGGACCTGGACACCCTGACCGATCTGCTCGACCGGCTCAACACAGGTATCGAGACAACTCCACGACAGACAGCCGATCAGAAGTAG
- a CDS encoding LLM class F420-dependent oxidoreductase, whose amino-acid sequence MELGFHLPIFDIDGGATAIAGELARVGAAAEESGATWLSFMDHYFQIEPTGLPAESNMLEGYTTLGYLAAHTSSIELGLLVTGVTYRHPGLLAKIVTTLDVLSGGRAVLGIGAAWFEREHRGLGVPFPPIAERFERLEETLRICQQMWDPGNNGPFDGEHYQLAETLCSPQPIQRPKVLIGGGGERKTLRLVAQYGDACNLFGSSPEDVEHKLEVLRRHCDEAGRDYDEIRKTIVANNPRPNPDNRDEFVRQMADYAKLGVHAVIVTPTTGSPAAWIDAMAPTVAQLAELG is encoded by the coding sequence ATGGAGCTCGGTTTTCACCTACCGATATTCGACATCGACGGCGGTGCCACCGCGATCGCCGGTGAGCTGGCCAGGGTGGGCGCCGCGGCGGAGGAGTCCGGAGCTACCTGGTTGTCCTTCATGGACCATTACTTTCAGATCGAGCCGACCGGGCTGCCTGCGGAGTCGAACATGCTGGAGGGCTACACAACACTCGGCTACCTGGCCGCGCACACCTCCAGCATCGAACTCGGCCTTCTCGTCACCGGCGTGACCTATCGGCACCCGGGCCTGCTTGCCAAAATCGTCACCACGCTCGATGTGCTGTCCGGTGGACGGGCCGTGCTGGGTATCGGCGCCGCGTGGTTCGAGCGAGAGCACCGTGGGCTCGGCGTGCCGTTCCCGCCCATCGCCGAACGGTTCGAGCGGTTGGAGGAGACGCTGCGCATCTGCCAGCAGATGTGGGATCCGGGGAACAACGGACCATTCGACGGCGAGCACTACCAACTGGCCGAGACGCTCTGCTCGCCACAGCCGATCCAACGGCCCAAGGTGCTCATCGGCGGTGGCGGGGAGCGTAAGACGCTACGGCTGGTCGCGCAATACGGCGACGCATGCAACCTCTTCGGCTCCTCGCCCGAGGACGTCGAGCACAAGCTGGAGGTGTTGCGGCGGCATTGCGACGAGGCCGGGCGGGACTACGACGAGATCCGCAAGACCATCGTGGCCAACAATCCGCGGCCGAATCCGGATAATCGTGACGAGTTCGTCCGGCAGATGGCCGACTACGCCAAGCTCGGCGTGCACGCCGTCATCGTTACCCCGACCACCGGATCTCCCGCCGCCTGGATCGACGCCATGGCGCCGACGGTAGCGCAGCTCGCCGAACTCGGATGA
- a CDS encoding DUF4254 domain-containing protein encodes MLRSAHALAELHERRAQVGDAALIVEIDCRRSELVDDINEWIAQEVPQHRNGASLHTESLGAVVDRMARTWVDANQVIDAEGARSGNTHKHWYQLAELVDGYTDLVADVAGGRRRLPEQ; translated from the coding sequence CTGCTTCGTTCCGCGCACGCGCTAGCCGAGCTGCACGAGCGTCGCGCGCAGGTCGGGGACGCTGCCTTGATAGTCGAAATCGACTGTCGGCGTAGCGAGCTTGTCGACGACATCAATGAATGGATTGCCCAGGAGGTGCCACAGCACCGCAACGGGGCCTCCCTGCACACCGAAAGCCTCGGTGCGGTGGTGGACCGGATGGCGCGTACCTGGGTGGACGCGAATCAGGTCATCGACGCCGAGGGCGCGCGCAGCGGCAATACCCATAAACATTGGTACCAGCTGGCCGAACTCGTCGATGGGTACACTGATCTGGTAGCCGACGTGGCCGGTGGCCGCCGCCGTTTGCCCGAACAATGA
- a CDS encoding SDR family oxidoreductase: MTYLVTGARGIVGRTVIDQLRSAGKSVRAASSQPAEATVPDGVELVGLDLADPKSIATALDGVDRIFYYAAQEGVDRFIDAAKSAGVANIVLLSSIAAASDQNFIGARHLAVERPLRESGLPLTILRPGAFAANARTWFATIKAERVVRLPFPELQLTPIHEADMAASAIAALDDPAHIGKIYPLTGPESLSHRQQVDAIAAALAEPVELVELSHEEAAEFFYPPVLDLWAEAGTDPSPVGPTSESVTGVPARTFAAWAVDHLADYR; this comes from the coding sequence ATGACCTACCTGGTCACCGGTGCCCGTGGCATTGTCGGCCGCACCGTCATCGATCAGCTGCGCTCGGCCGGAAAATCGGTGCGGGCGGCCAGTTCCCAACCCGCTGAGGCCACCGTGCCGGACGGCGTAGAACTGGTCGGCCTCGACCTGGCCGATCCGAAGTCGATCGCCACCGCCCTCGACGGTGTGGACAGGATCTTCTACTACGCCGCGCAGGAGGGCGTGGACCGCTTCATCGATGCCGCGAAATCCGCCGGTGTCGCGAACATCGTGCTGCTGTCGTCGATCGCGGCGGCAAGCGATCAGAACTTCATCGGCGCGCGGCATCTTGCGGTGGAACGCCCCCTGCGGGAGTCCGGTCTGCCGCTGACCATCCTGCGACCGGGCGCCTTCGCCGCCAACGCCCGCACCTGGTTTGCCACCATCAAAGCCGAACGCGTTGTGCGCCTGCCCTTCCCGGAGCTGCAGCTGACCCCGATCCACGAGGCCGACATGGCCGCATCGGCTATCGCCGCACTCGACGATCCGGCCCACATCGGCAAGATCTACCCCCTCACCGGGCCCGAATCCCTGTCGCATCGGCAGCAGGTCGACGCCATTGCCGCCGCTCTCGCGGAACCCGTCGAGCTGGTCGAGCTGAGCCACGAGGAGGCGGCCGAGTTCTTCTACCCCCCGGTGCTCGACCTGTGGGCCGAGGCCGGAACGGATCCGAGTCCGGTCGGCCCCACCTCGGAATCGGTGACCGGCGTCCCTGCCCGCACCTTCGCCGCCTGGGCGGTCGACCACTTGGCTGACTACCGCTGA
- a CDS encoding TetR/AcrR family transcriptional regulator — MPAHRSPDPGNRVRDAERTKRCLLEAAFDEFAARGYAGARVGDIAERAGVNKQLITYYFGGKEGLYQAIRQRWLEREATFADPALPLTEVVTNYLCHALRDPRGTRLLMWQGLSDEAPSIDQQPIVEADLVITRRRRERGEIAADLDPAAFQLAVMGMVVAPLLLSAQVRELFAMDVQSAEFEQHYGEQLRRILSHLTDSSFEGETP, encoded by the coding sequence GTGCCCGCTCACCGCAGCCCGGATCCCGGCAACCGCGTCCGCGATGCCGAACGCACCAAACGCTGTCTGCTGGAGGCCGCCTTCGACGAGTTCGCGGCGCGCGGTTACGCGGGCGCGAGGGTCGGCGACATCGCCGAGCGCGCCGGCGTGAACAAGCAGCTGATCACGTACTATTTCGGCGGCAAAGAAGGCCTCTACCAAGCGATTCGGCAGCGCTGGTTGGAGCGGGAGGCCACCTTCGCCGATCCGGCGCTGCCGCTCACCGAGGTGGTCACCAACTACCTCTGCCACGCGCTGCGCGATCCGCGCGGCACTCGCTTGCTCATGTGGCAAGGGCTGTCCGATGAGGCCCCGTCCATCGACCAGCAGCCGATCGTCGAAGCCGATCTCGTCATAACCAGGCGCCGCCGAGAACGGGGTGAGATCGCCGCCGATCTCGATCCCGCGGCCTTTCAGCTCGCGGTGATGGGGATGGTCGTCGCCCCACTGCTGCTGTCCGCGCAGGTTCGTGAGTTATTCGCCATGGACGTGCAGTCAGCGGAATTCGAGCAACACTACGGCGAACAGTTGCGTCGCATTCTTTCCCATCTCACCGATTCCTCTTTCGAAGGAGAAACTCCATGA